In a single window of the Phycisphaerales bacterium genome:
- the mutL gene encoding DNA mismatch repair endonuclease MutL has protein sequence MNRIRVLSPTLISRIAAGECIERPASVVKELVENALDAGAGRVDITLQDGGRQLIQVADDGSGMGPEDLVLAVQQHATSKIATDDDLFNIHTMGFRGEALASIGSVARLRLVSRLRETEVAHELTVVGGQVSPPRPCNAPPGTTVEVRDLFYAVPARRKFLRTNQTEVGHITEQLARIALPQPGVAFSLRHQDRMTHRLAATGDYRQRIRDFYGPELADVLMPIRSEGSSVLVEGLVAPPAESRGSGKWEYVFVNGRFVRDRFVSHAVKEGYRSLIDPHRYPVVFLFITIDPARVDVNVHPTKSEVRWQDSTYIHGQVLAALRDRFLTSRLDHTLQPPKAQDPYRERVRGAMVEFFTRVRPSGGGAPPRGAVGTTTGVAAGAGVGTSDAVEMTANRAEAPPRQPSVPAPMPPIPPASADEEVAVTGATAASGEAGEHDAWVPIAVEPPLPRALQVHNSYLVVETDEGVMIVDQHALHERILYEELRRRMTEHKLEAQRLLLPPVVRVPADRLEVLDAHAATLIQLGLELTPAGPASVALQSFPTLLLERVDHERFVRDLLDLLAEQGNRPNVEHVIHSILDMMACKAAVKAGDPLTADEINVLLQRRDTAERSSHCPHGRPTTLKLSLRDLERQFHRR, from the coding sequence ATGAACCGTATTCGTGTCCTGTCGCCAACCCTGATAAGCCGCATTGCCGCCGGTGAATGCATCGAGCGCCCGGCGAGTGTCGTGAAGGAACTCGTCGAAAATGCGCTCGATGCCGGCGCCGGACGGGTTGACATCACGTTGCAAGACGGGGGGCGGCAGTTGATCCAGGTGGCTGATGACGGCAGTGGGATGGGTCCGGAAGATCTTGTTCTCGCCGTGCAGCAACATGCGACGAGTAAAATTGCGACAGACGACGATCTGTTCAATATCCACACGATGGGTTTCAGGGGTGAAGCACTTGCGAGTATTGGCTCTGTTGCTCGTCTGCGGCTCGTTTCACGCTTACGGGAAACCGAGGTAGCGCACGAGTTGACAGTGGTCGGTGGGCAGGTGAGTCCGCCGCGGCCTTGCAATGCTCCCCCGGGAACCACGGTCGAGGTACGTGATCTATTCTACGCGGTGCCGGCCCGCAGGAAATTTCTCCGCACCAACCAGACGGAAGTCGGTCACATCACGGAACAGCTCGCGCGGATCGCACTGCCGCAGCCCGGTGTTGCCTTTTCGCTGCGGCACCAGGACCGGATGACCCACCGCCTTGCGGCGACGGGGGACTACCGGCAGCGCATACGCGACTTCTACGGCCCCGAGTTGGCGGATGTGCTGATGCCCATTCGATCGGAGGGATCGAGCGTCCTCGTGGAAGGCCTGGTCGCTCCCCCGGCCGAGAGTCGCGGTTCGGGCAAGTGGGAATATGTCTTTGTGAACGGGCGCTTCGTCCGCGATCGTTTTGTCTCGCATGCCGTCAAAGAGGGCTATCGAAGTCTGATCGATCCCCACCGCTACCCGGTTGTCTTCCTGTTCATCACGATCGATCCGGCACGGGTCGATGTGAACGTCCACCCGACGAAGAGCGAGGTGCGCTGGCAGGATTCGACCTATATTCACGGCCAGGTCCTCGCAGCGCTGAGAGATCGCTTTCTAACCAGTCGCCTCGACCACACGCTACAGCCACCGAAGGCACAGGATCCATACCGCGAGCGCGTACGCGGCGCGATGGTGGAGTTCTTCACGCGTGTGCGGCCGAGCGGGGGCGGCGCTCCCCCGCGCGGCGCGGTTGGAACCACAACGGGCGTTGCAGCGGGTGCCGGCGTCGGTACATCCGACGCCGTCGAGATGACGGCGAACCGTGCCGAGGCGCCGCCGCGGCAACCGTCCGTGCCAGCACCCATGCCGCCCATTCCACCGGCCTCAGCAGATGAGGAAGTTGCGGTCACCGGCGCTACTGCGGCGTCGGGGGAAGCCGGTGAACATGATGCTTGGGTTCCGATTGCGGTCGAACCGCCCCTGCCGCGTGCGTTGCAGGTCCACAACAGCTACCTCGTGGTCGAAACGGATGAGGGCGTCATGATCGTGGACCAGCACGCCCTGCATGAGCGCATCCTGTATGAGGAGTTGCGCCGGCGTATGACTGAGCACAAGCTCGAGGCCCAGCGTCTGTTGTTGCCGCCTGTCGTGCGCGTTCCGGCGGATCGTCTGGAAGTGCTCGACGCCCATGCCGCCACCCTGATCCAGCTCGGGTTGGAACTTACGCCGGCCGGGCCTGCCAGTGTCGCGTTGCAGTCTTTCCCTACCCTGCTGCTCGAGCGCGTCGACCACGAGCGCTTTGTGCGCGACCTGCTGGACCTGCTGGCGGAGCAGGGCAATCGACCGAACGTTGAGCATGTCATCCACAGCATCCTCGACATGATGGCCTGCAAAGCGGCCGTGAAGGCCGGCGACCCGCTCACGGCCGATGAGATCAATGTGCTGCTCCAGCGGCGCGATACTGCTGAGCGCAGCAGCCACTGCCCGCATGGCCGGCCGACAACGCTCAAGCTTTCGTTGCGTGACCTCGAACGACAATTTCACCGGCGTTGA
- a CDS encoding glucose-6-phosphate isomerase translates to MASTHLQLDYGNVLTAAVGATHGLSAAEIKRAEGPVRDLVKRIETERKTGAHRYRDLPQDATMLKAVRRAVQRYAGRFENLVVLGIGGSALGNIALQTALNSPYHNLLPARQRRGPRLFVLDNVDPVQISELVDLLGPALRKTLFNVISKSGETAETAAQFQIVRELLLRKLGRKGLVSNTLVTTDPEGGTLRGLATETGFDTLEVPPGVGGRFSVLSAVGLFSAGLCGIRIERLLAGAAKMGARVAQPQVRKNPAAMLALLLHAYYVRGKRLHVMMPYSYALKDLADWYRQLWAESLGKQQDRDGQPVVVGPTPIKALGATDQHSQVQLYREGPNDKVFIFLEVERFARDVKIPKIAGTPEPLLYLQGKTLGRLLNAEKAATEHALVASARPCLTLRFPTINEETVGQFILLWEAATTIMGGLLNIDPYDQPAVQLGKDYTYALMGKSGYAQQARELKRATLGGGKFVV, encoded by the coding sequence ATGGCGAGCACGCACCTGCAACTGGATTATGGCAACGTGTTGACGGCGGCCGTCGGCGCCACCCACGGCCTCAGCGCTGCGGAAATCAAGCGGGCGGAGGGCCCGGTTCGCGATCTCGTGAAGCGTATCGAGACGGAGCGCAAGACGGGGGCACACCGCTACCGCGATCTGCCGCAGGACGCGACCATGCTCAAGGCGGTGCGGCGCGCGGTGCAGCGCTACGCCGGGCGTTTCGAGAACCTCGTGGTCCTCGGCATCGGCGGCTCCGCCTTGGGCAACATCGCGCTGCAAACCGCGCTGAATTCTCCCTATCACAACCTGTTGCCGGCCCGGCAGCGCCGCGGCCCGCGCCTCTTTGTGCTGGACAACGTGGACCCGGTGCAGATCAGCGAACTTGTCGACCTGCTCGGACCCGCGCTCCGCAAGACGCTCTTCAATGTCATCAGCAAATCCGGTGAAACCGCCGAGACCGCCGCCCAGTTCCAGATCGTGCGCGAGCTGCTGCTGCGCAAGCTGGGCCGCAAGGGTCTCGTGTCCAACACCCTGGTGACAACCGACCCGGAAGGCGGCACACTCCGCGGACTCGCCACCGAGACCGGCTTCGATACACTCGAGGTGCCGCCGGGCGTCGGCGGACGCTTCTCCGTGCTGTCGGCCGTCGGCCTGTTCTCCGCCGGCCTGTGCGGCATCCGGATCGAGCGGCTGCTGGCCGGCGCCGCGAAGATGGGCGCCCGTGTCGCCCAGCCGCAAGTGCGCAAGAACCCCGCGGCCATGCTCGCACTGCTGCTGCACGCCTACTACGTACGCGGCAAGCGGCTGCACGTGATGATGCCCTACAGCTACGCGCTCAAGGACCTCGCCGACTGGTACCGGCAACTGTGGGCCGAGAGTCTGGGCAAGCAGCAGGACCGCGACGGCCAACCGGTGGTCGTGGGCCCCACGCCCATAAAGGCCCTCGGCGCCACCGACCAACACTCGCAGGTTCAGCTCTACCGCGAAGGGCCGAATGACAAGGTCTTTATCTTCCTCGAGGTCGAGCGCTTCGCCCGCGACGTGAAGATCCCGAAGATCGCCGGCACCCCCGAGCCGCTGCTCTACCTCCAGGGCAAGACTCTCGGCCGGCTGCTGAACGCCGAGAAGGCCGCCACCGAGCACGCCCTCGTGGCCAGCGCGCGGCCGTGCCTGACGCTGCGCTTCCCGACGATCAACGAGGAGACCGTCGGGCAGTTCATCCTGCTCTGGGAGGCGGCCACGACGATCATGGGCGGACTGCTGAACATCGACCCCTATGATCAGCCCGCGGTGCAGCTCGGCAAGGACTACACCTACGCCCTGATGGGCAAGAGCGGCTACGCGCAGCAGGCCCGCGAGTTGAAGCGGGCGACACTCGGCGGGGGCAAGTTCGTGGTGTAG
- the lnt gene encoding apolipoprotein N-acyltransferase codes for MSTAPANTAGWQTHPAAPGAWTEAGQCLLWFAVTAVALAWIFPPYGIWPLGFVALAPWAMAVCRTRRGWLVHWLGFGVGWVFFLVCLRWLMPVTGLGFVALAFYLGIYWTLAGWALRTGRRHGVAVVWTLPMVWVACEYLRATVMSGFPWLFVSHAFYEQLPLIQISDIAGAYGVTFVATFFSGVLAEWWLHLQRSGEVRPLWRQVRIGTSAAVVLLGLTIAYGYYRLAEVDFANDPQALGPRIAVVQHDFPLTSTPPYGAPSQEVLASYLALAAQALAADPDLVAFPETTWAGYQNIAFIEQRERVSEVTPGMWDWSVRCHAAVSAFARGDYAAVNAVIAELEAMQQQQFTRRLQRDPTAALSPPAPLPRLPELGRGVTTLVGSVSLEQYPEATYPKMRTYNSALVYDADGQQRRERYDKTHLVPFGEFVPFRQAHLFGLDLHWLYRWLNSLSPFSFGGTKEYSLTHGTVYTAFELTTERGTFRFGTPICYEGVTPYVIRRFVWDGPRRRVDFLVNMSNDGWFQHSVELPQHLAAYVFRAIENRIGIARAVNTGISGFVDPNGRIYARVTDAEGRSLRLGRGGIIGVATQPVYLDQRATIYGRFGDWFAHLCLLAAAILWLSGIFERWVLALQHRLQALLRRRSPAGGRKP; via the coding sequence GTGTCCACGGCGCCGGCGAACACCGCTGGCTGGCAGACCCACCCAGCCGCACCGGGGGCGTGGACCGAGGCGGGTCAATGCCTGCTCTGGTTCGCTGTCACCGCGGTCGCGCTGGCGTGGATCTTTCCGCCTTACGGGATCTGGCCACTGGGATTCGTCGCACTGGCGCCATGGGCGATGGCGGTGTGTCGCACCCGCCGCGGGTGGCTCGTCCACTGGCTTGGATTCGGTGTGGGGTGGGTGTTTTTCCTCGTCTGCCTGCGTTGGTTGATGCCGGTAACAGGGTTGGGATTCGTCGCATTGGCGTTCTATCTCGGTATTTATTGGACATTGGCGGGGTGGGCGTTGCGAACGGGCCGGCGTCATGGTGTGGCGGTTGTATGGACGTTGCCCATGGTGTGGGTTGCGTGTGAATACCTGCGTGCGACGGTGATGAGCGGATTCCCCTGGCTGTTCGTGTCGCACGCTTTCTACGAGCAGTTGCCGCTCATCCAGATCAGCGACATCGCCGGGGCCTACGGCGTGACGTTCGTGGCGACTTTCTTCAGCGGTGTGCTCGCGGAGTGGTGGCTGCACCTGCAACGCTCGGGTGAGGTGCGACCCTTGTGGCGACAGGTGCGTATCGGCACCAGCGCCGCGGTGGTGTTGCTCGGGCTGACCATCGCGTACGGCTACTACCGGTTGGCGGAAGTCGATTTCGCGAACGACCCGCAGGCCCTGGGGCCGCGGATCGCAGTGGTGCAGCACGACTTCCCACTCACGTCGACACCGCCCTATGGCGCCCCGTCGCAGGAGGTGCTGGCTTCCTACCTGGCCTTGGCGGCGCAGGCGCTTGCCGCGGATCCCGACCTGGTCGCGTTTCCGGAAACGACCTGGGCAGGGTACCAGAACATCGCTTTCATCGAGCAGCGCGAGCGGGTCTCCGAGGTGACTCCGGGCATGTGGGACTGGAGTGTTCGTTGCCATGCGGCGGTATCCGCCTTCGCGCGCGGCGACTATGCGGCCGTGAACGCCGTCATTGCCGAACTCGAGGCGATGCAGCAGCAGCAGTTCACCCGCCGGTTGCAGCGCGATCCCACCGCGGCATTATCTCCGCCCGCACCGCTGCCACGGCTGCCCGAGCTGGGCCGTGGCGTGACCACCCTCGTCGGTTCGGTGTCGCTCGAGCAGTATCCGGAGGCGACCTATCCGAAGATGCGGACTTACAATTCGGCGCTGGTGTACGATGCCGACGGCCAGCAGCGCCGCGAGCGGTACGACAAGACGCACCTCGTCCCTTTCGGTGAGTTTGTACCGTTTCGGCAGGCGCATCTTTTCGGCCTCGATCTGCACTGGCTCTACCGCTGGCTCAACAGTCTCAGTCCCTTCAGCTTCGGCGGCACGAAGGAGTACTCGCTCACCCACGGCACGGTGTACACGGCGTTCGAGCTCACCACGGAGCGTGGGACCTTTCGCTTTGGTACGCCGATCTGCTACGAGGGTGTGACCCCGTATGTCATCCGACGCTTCGTGTGGGATGGCCCGCGTCGGCGCGTCGATTTCCTTGTGAACATGAGCAACGACGGCTGGTTCCAGCATAGTGTCGAGCTGCCGCAGCACCTGGCTGCCTATGTGTTCCGCGCCATCGAGAATCGCATCGGTATTGCCCGCGCGGTCAATACCGGCATCAGCGGGTTCGTGGATCCCAACGGCCGGATCTATGCCCGGGTGACCGATGCCGAGGGGCGCAGTCTGCGTTTGGGCCGCGGCGGCATCATCGGGGTGGCAACGCAGCCGGTCTATCTGGACCAGCGTGCCACGATTTACGGACGCTTCGGCGATTGGTTTGCACACTTGTGCTTGCTGGCGGCGGCCATCCTGTGGCTCAGTGGAATCTTCGAGCGGTGGGTGCTGGCTTTGCAGCATCGGCTGCAGGCGCTGCTGCGCCGGCGTTCCCCCGCCGGCGGGAGGAAGCCATGA
- a CDS encoding HEAT repeat domain-containing protein, whose translation MRRGARPGRCVAGWVLGLLLAGVGLGCATPTPILSPAERLTLSNRALTLLITAAESDLADASANAIEALVRVAPREGAPAYRRALRSESPMVRYAGYLALGETGLCEPLPQLVAGTQDPHPNVRLAAAFALVRCGREGYVRILMRALNTDANDAVRADAAALLGRLDNRRAVTWLEAARDQPANANSARVTVAIRGALARLGEGQAIHDLVRHSQGEPATRTDAMLLLAEIGPNAARDALRVRVAPRRENRIEDRLLAARGLGRLGDKIGFDLALRHLTYRSRSRDGRVSPEHETFVVRSLAVHALAEIRDERALAALQRVAETETDIRLQVAAAYAILRITGP comes from the coding sequence ATGAGACGTGGTGCGCGGCCCGGCAGATGCGTGGCCGGATGGGTGTTGGGATTGCTGCTGGCTGGGGTCGGGTTGGGTTGCGCGACGCCGACCCCCATCCTATCTCCGGCGGAGCGGCTGACGCTCAGCAACCGGGCGCTGACCCTGCTGATTACCGCGGCCGAAAGTGACCTCGCGGACGCCTCGGCCAATGCCATCGAGGCCCTGGTGCGGGTCGCACCGCGCGAAGGTGCTCCGGCCTACCGCCGCGCCCTGCGCTCCGAATCGCCGATGGTGCGGTATGCGGGGTACTTGGCGCTCGGCGAAACCGGTCTATGCGAGCCGCTGCCCCAACTCGTCGCGGGAACTCAGGATCCTCACCCCAACGTGCGCCTCGCGGCCGCGTTTGCGCTGGTGCGTTGCGGCCGCGAAGGGTATGTGCGCATCCTCATGCGAGCGCTCAACACGGATGCGAACGATGCCGTGCGCGCTGATGCGGCCGCGCTGCTGGGACGTTTGGACAACCGCCGCGCGGTGACCTGGCTCGAAGCGGCCCGCGATCAGCCGGCGAACGCCAACTCGGCCCGGGTGACAGTGGCGATTCGCGGCGCGCTGGCACGGCTGGGAGAGGGCCAGGCGATTCACGACCTGGTGCGGCATTCACAGGGTGAACCGGCGACACGTACGGACGCCATGCTGCTGTTGGCCGAGATCGGACCGAACGCGGCCCGTGACGCGCTGCGCGTGCGTGTGGCGCCGCGCCGCGAGAATCGCATCGAGGATCGGCTGCTGGCGGCCCGTGGCCTGGGTCGACTCGGCGACAAGATCGGCTTCGATCTCGCCCTGCGGCATCTGACGTACCGCTCGCGGTCGCGCGACGGTCGCGTCAGTCCGGAGCATGAGACGTTTGTGGTGCGGTCGCTAGCCGTCCATGCGCTGGCGGAGATCCGCGATGAACGGGCCCTCGCAGCACTACAGCGCGTGGCCGAAACGGAAACAGATATAAGGTTGCAGGTCGCGGCGGCCTACGCGATCCTCCGCATCACGGGGCCGTGA
- a CDS encoding SH3 domain-containing protein, whose amino-acid sequence MTRVGVRLIPTTGLILGLFAGPYGTWAQLSPTATQPTTPPQTQPATPTDALWLRVTASELNIRVLPDPDSLVVARVPFGTLLRAIDVDTHGWYRVLPPTELFGYVAREYIQPDVDSTGLVSIQTGTLRVRAGSLVQRGDPVTLDVVARLERGERVRILAEDGDWFRITLPDVVRYYVAGTHITVIDADEAQRLLSQGAAVTAAPESDDLPTPPPATAPTPTGPDLGGAWGQRLVPIEKAVTTEANKPFAEQQWDELIVRLRPIAAQREEPLVAALAAGWLEQLERRVQQQETARRAEEILRRSDRDQARHEREMARLRAVRAAATRPAYTASGLLMRSLVAGTGGGADTVAFKLHDPLTRRLEAYLELNPTDRALATQWVGRYVAVSGERRTDATLGTAVVRVTALVDLSDTAVPVTQPAPTRQGR is encoded by the coding sequence ATGACCCGCGTAGGAGTGCGGCTTATCCCCACCACCGGCCTCATTCTCGGCCTGTTCGCGGGGCCGTACGGTACTTGGGCGCAGCTTTCTCCCACCGCAACCCAACCCACCACGCCCCCCCAAACGCAGCCCGCCACCCCCACGGACGCGCTCTGGCTCCGCGTAACTGCCAGTGAACTCAACATCCGTGTGCTGCCCGATCCGGACAGTTTGGTCGTTGCTCGTGTGCCCTTCGGCACCCTGCTCCGGGCGATCGACGTTGACACGCACGGCTGGTACCGCGTTCTGCCACCAACGGAACTCTTCGGCTACGTGGCTCGGGAGTACATCCAGCCGGACGTCGATAGCACCGGCCTGGTCAGCATACAGACGGGTACGCTGCGGGTCCGGGCGGGGAGTCTCGTCCAGCGGGGTGACCCCGTGACGCTGGACGTGGTGGCCCGACTGGAACGCGGCGAGCGCGTGCGTATCCTCGCCGAAGATGGCGACTGGTTCCGAATCACACTCCCTGACGTGGTGCGCTACTACGTAGCTGGGACGCATATCACCGTCATCGATGCCGATGAAGCCCAGCGTCTGCTGTCGCAGGGGGCAGCCGTGACGGCCGCGCCAGAGTCCGACGACCTGCCCACACCCCCACCCGCCACCGCACCGACTCCAACCGGACCCGACTTGGGCGGCGCTTGGGGGCAGCGGCTCGTTCCCATCGAGAAAGCTGTCACGACGGAGGCCAACAAGCCCTTCGCGGAACAGCAGTGGGACGAGCTCATCGTCCGTCTGCGCCCCATCGCCGCACAACGGGAGGAACCGCTGGTCGCCGCCCTGGCGGCGGGATGGCTGGAACAACTGGAGCGGCGCGTACAACAGCAGGAAACGGCGCGCCGGGCAGAGGAGATTCTGCGACGGTCCGACCGCGACCAGGCACGACATGAGCGCGAAATGGCCCGCTTGCGCGCCGTCCGCGCGGCCGCTACACGCCCGGCCTACACCGCCAGCGGCCTGTTGATGCGGAGTCTGGTGGCCGGCACGGGTGGTGGGGCCGATACCGTCGCCTTTAAACTGCACGACCCGCTGACCCGCCGGCTCGAGGCCTACCTGGAACTGAATCCCACCGACCGTGCCCTGGCCACCCAGTGGGTTGGCCGGTACGTGGCGGTGTCGGGCGAACGGCGGACCGATGCGACGCTGGGCACCGCCGTGGTGCGGGTCACGGCCCTGGTGGATTTGTCGGACACCGCGGTGCCGGTGACCCAGCCGGCGCCCACTCGCCAAGGCCGATAG
- a CDS encoding mannose-1-phosphate guanylyltransferase: MRHAVIMAGGAGTRLWPLSRKLRPKQLLRLFDGASLLQLARRRLGEIFEPQHTWVITSAHYLDQVAEELPDLPRSNLVGEPMGRDTANAIGLAAELIARRDSDATMAVFTADHLIEPQERFAAAIRTGLDAAETHKEALVTFGITPASPHTGYGYLRRGPAVSGDVYRVAEFKEKPSPEVAEQYVASGEYLWNSGMFAWRVGAIQDELRKNLPANAAALAALASDWERIVGSPDCAERFGALRKISIDFGVMERAAKVLTVEMNCDWRDLGSFLAMAETRKPDARGNVSLAPRTLDLDGCGNILVSEDDHLLVTLGVEDIVVVHSGDATLVCHRDQVERIKELVALRTERFADDYE; this comes from the coding sequence ATGCGACATGCCGTCATCATGGCCGGCGGCGCCGGCACGCGACTTTGGCCGCTCAGTCGAAAACTCCGCCCGAAGCAGCTCCTGCGACTGTTCGACGGCGCGTCGCTGCTGCAACTCGCGCGGCGCCGGCTGGGCGAAATCTTCGAACCGCAGCACACCTGGGTCATCACCTCCGCCCACTACCTCGACCAGGTCGCCGAGGAGCTGCCGGACCTGCCGCGCTCGAACCTCGTCGGTGAACCGATGGGCCGCGACACGGCCAACGCGATCGGCCTGGCGGCCGAGCTGATCGCCCGTCGTGATTCCGACGCCACCATGGCCGTCTTCACCGCCGATCACCTGATCGAGCCGCAGGAGCGTTTTGCGGCCGCGATCCGCACCGGTCTCGATGCGGCGGAAACCCACAAGGAAGCGTTGGTCACGTTTGGGATCACGCCGGCGTCGCCGCACACGGGTTACGGCTACCTGCGCCGCGGTCCGGCAGTCAGCGGCGACGTGTACCGCGTGGCGGAGTTCAAGGAGAAGCCGTCGCCGGAGGTGGCCGAGCAGTACGTCGCGTCTGGTGAGTACCTGTGGAACAGCGGCATGTTCGCGTGGCGCGTCGGAGCGATTCAGGACGAGCTCCGGAAGAACCTGCCGGCGAACGCAGCAGCGCTGGCGGCGCTGGCGTCCGACTGGGAGCGGATTGTGGGCAGTCCGGACTGCGCAGAGCGCTTCGGCGCGCTGCGGAAGATCTCGATCGACTTCGGCGTGATGGAGCGGGCGGCCAAGGTGCTAACCGTCGAGATGAACTGCGACTGGCGCGACCTGGGCTCGTTCCTGGCGATGGCCGAAACACGCAAGCCGGACGCGCGCGGGAATGTGTCGCTGGCGCCACGAACACTCGACCTTGATGGTTGCGGAAACATCCTCGTGTCAGAGGATGATCACCTGCTCGTCACACTGGGCGTGGAGGACATCGTGGTCGTGCACAGTGGCGACGCGACACTGGTGTGCCACCGCGACCAGGTGGAGCGGATCAAGGAACTGGTCGCGCTGCGGACGGAGCGCTTCGCGGATGATTATGAATAG
- a CDS encoding ATP-grasp domain-containing protein, with translation MVQGKRKASPITILFTCVGRRVELLQAFRAAARDLGQVVRLVGLDSDPTAPALSCVDVPVLVPRASEAGYLPAVLAAARQHGAGLLIPTTDTDLLILAEQRSEFEAAGTQALIAEVDVIRTCRDKLQTFEHLRANQIDTPETFTPATLPAEALRRYPLFIKPRSGSASQRVHKIENEAELAYRLAHICDPIIQEFVSGVEHTLDVYVGLTGEPRCVVPRARWQVRTGEVSKGVVVKDREVMAAGQRVVETLGRTLRGLVTLQCIVTPERRIRFIEINPRFGGGVPLAIAAGAAIPRWLLEEFLGRKPQIAFDGFRHGLCMLRYDWSVFVPLDDDLKPQLAPPLRPFPDFA, from the coding sequence ATGGTGCAAGGTAAGCGTAAAGCCAGTCCGATAACGATCCTGTTCACCTGCGTCGGGCGGCGTGTCGAACTTCTGCAAGCATTCCGAGCCGCTGCTCGTGATTTGGGGCAGGTGGTCCGACTGGTCGGTTTGGACAGCGACCCGACGGCGCCGGCGCTGTCGTGTGTCGATGTTCCCGTGCTCGTGCCGCGAGCGAGCGAGGCCGGTTACCTGCCGGCGGTGCTCGCAGCGGCGCGGCAGCATGGGGCCGGTCTGTTGATTCCGACCACGGATACCGACTTGCTCATCCTGGCGGAGCAACGGTCCGAATTCGAGGCGGCGGGCACGCAGGCGTTGATTGCCGAAGTCGATGTGATCCGCACGTGCCGCGACAAGCTGCAGACGTTCGAGCATCTGCGTGCTAACCAGATTGACACGCCCGAGACGTTTACGCCCGCTACGCTGCCGGCCGAGGCGCTGCGGCGCTATCCGCTTTTCATCAAGCCACGCAGTGGCAGCGCGAGTCAGCGCGTGCACAAGATCGAGAACGAAGCTGAATTGGCGTATCGCCTCGCCCATATCTGCGACCCGATCATCCAGGAGTTCGTGAGCGGAGTTGAGCACACGCTGGATGTTTACGTCGGACTGACCGGCGAACCACGCTGCGTGGTGCCACGGGCCCGCTGGCAAGTCCGTACGGGCGAAGTCAGCAAGGGGGTCGTGGTCAAGGACCGTGAGGTGATGGCGGCCGGTCAGCGGGTGGTGGAAACGCTCGGCCGAACGCTGCGCGGGCTCGTGACGCTGCAATGCATCGTGACGCCTGAACGCCGTATCCGCTTCATCGAGATCAACCCGCGCTTTGGGGGCGGTGTGCCACTGGCGATCGCGGCCGGAGCGGCGATCCCGCGATGGTTGCTCGAGGAGTTTCTCGGCAGGAAGCCGCAGATCGCGTTCGACGGCTTCCGGCACGGGTTGTGCATGTTGCGGTACGATTGGTCGGTTTTCGTCCCCTTGGACGACGACCTGAAACCTCAGCTTGCCCCACCGCTGCGGCCGTTTCCGGATTTCGCCTGA